Proteins co-encoded in one Diaminobutyricimonas sp. LJ205 genomic window:
- a CDS encoding DUF3710 domain-containing protein has translation MTDAPQDPDETTSPAIDPEKSAPADRDTAGPLDESEANAVRPYVDLGGVKIVPRPELQLRLEVEEGTKRVVAVGLDYAGSTLQVQPFAAPRSSGLWHEIRAQIGEQIKKQGGRTTQKDGPFGPELLAELPVVAGAPGASRMARFIGVDGPRWFLRGVIAGEGVVNPEAAEKIEDLFRSIVVVRGNTPMPPRDLIPLHMPQNQAGQTPTTPTQA, from the coding sequence GTGACCGACGCCCCGCAGGACCCGGACGAGACCACCTCGCCCGCGATCGACCCCGAGAAGTCCGCCCCCGCTGACCGCGACACCGCAGGACCGCTCGATGAGAGCGAAGCGAATGCTGTGCGGCCCTACGTCGATCTCGGCGGAGTGAAGATCGTGCCTCGCCCCGAGCTGCAGCTGCGTCTCGAGGTCGAAGAGGGAACCAAGCGCGTCGTCGCCGTCGGGCTCGACTACGCCGGGTCCACCCTTCAGGTTCAGCCCTTTGCCGCGCCCCGCTCGAGCGGTCTGTGGCACGAGATCCGCGCGCAGATCGGCGAGCAGATCAAGAAGCAGGGTGGCCGCACCACTCAGAAGGACGGCCCGTTCGGCCCCGAACTGCTTGCCGAACTCCCCGTCGTGGCCGGTGCCCCCGGCGCCAGCCGCATGGCCCGGTTCATCGGTGTCGACGGCCCGCGCTGGTTCCTGCGCGGGGTGATCGCCGGTGAAGGCGTGGTCAACCCCGAGGCCGCCGAGAAGATCGAAGACCTCTTCCGCAGTATCGTCGTCGTGCGCGGCAATACGCCGATGCCGCCGCGGGACTTGATCCCGCTGCACATGCCCCAGAACCAGGCCGGCCAGACGCCGACAACACCGACCCAAGCGTGA
- the dut gene encoding dUTP diphosphatase — MTDIVDVLIKSDHLPEYAHPGDAGADLVSTIDLVLQPGERALIPTGVSIALPEGYVAFVVPRSGLATKHGITIVNSPGTVDAGYRGELKATLLNTDASEPYSISAGDRIAQLIVMPVSRARFIPVDELPDSQRGAGGFGSTGYTAPDTRTQETGVTA; from the coding sequence GTGACCGATATCGTCGACGTTCTGATCAAGAGCGACCACTTGCCGGAGTATGCCCACCCAGGCGATGCCGGGGCGGATCTCGTCTCGACCATCGACCTCGTTCTGCAGCCGGGGGAGCGGGCGCTGATTCCGACCGGAGTGTCGATCGCGCTGCCCGAGGGTTACGTCGCCTTCGTCGTTCCCCGCAGTGGCCTGGCCACCAAGCACGGGATCACCATTGTGAACAGTCCCGGCACGGTTGACGCCGGCTACCGCGGCGAGCTCAAGGCGACGCTGTTGAACACGGATGCCTCAGAGCCCTACTCAATCTCGGCTGGTGATCGCATCGCCCAACTGATCGTGATGCCCGTGTCCAGGGCGCGCTTCATTCCCGTCGACGAACTCCCCGACAGCCAGCGCGGCGCGGGCGGCTTCGGGTCGACCGGCTACACAGCACCGGACACTCGCACGCAAGAAACAGGAGTAACCGCGTGA
- a CDS encoding DUF3159 domain-containing protein gives MSQQQPEIPEPSQPNLADALSAAARKSAFAHVEPGKTPTGHDLFRAVGGARGLVEALLPGLMFLVVYTITEDLVPSVIAPVVIALLFVAVRVFTRSPLGPAVAGVIGVGASAGVALFTGQAEDNFLLGFIINGASVTVLVISLAARWPLIGVIVGLLRGDVSGWRSDKAQFRVAVVATLLWIGVFSLRLAVQLPLYLASQTQALAATKLLMGVPLYAATLWVTWLLVRAAYTPVESKD, from the coding sequence GTGAGCCAGCAGCAGCCAGAGATTCCCGAGCCGTCACAGCCGAACCTGGCCGACGCGCTCAGCGCCGCCGCGCGCAAGTCGGCGTTCGCTCACGTCGAGCCGGGCAAGACGCCCACCGGCCATGACCTGTTCCGCGCCGTCGGCGGTGCACGCGGACTGGTCGAGGCGCTGCTGCCTGGACTGATGTTCCTGGTCGTCTACACGATCACCGAAGACCTGGTGCCCTCGGTCATTGCCCCCGTGGTCATCGCCTTGCTGTTCGTCGCGGTCCGGGTCTTCACTCGTAGCCCCCTGGGTCCGGCCGTGGCCGGTGTCATCGGCGTGGGCGCGTCCGCCGGAGTCGCATTGTTCACCGGCCAGGCCGAGGACAACTTCCTGCTCGGCTTCATCATCAACGGCGCGTCGGTGACCGTCCTGGTGATCAGCCTGGCCGCGCGTTGGCCGTTGATCGGCGTCATCGTCGGCCTGCTGCGTGGGGATGTCTCCGGCTGGCGGAGCGATAAGGCACAGTTCCGTGTGGCCGTCGTCGCGACGCTGCTGTGGATAGGTGTGTTCTCGCTGCGACTCGCGGTTCAACTGCCGCTGTACCTCGCATCCCAGACGCAGGCGCTGGCCGCGACCAAACTGCTGATGGGGGTGCCGCTGTACGCGGCGACACTGTGGGTCACCTGGCTACTGGTGCGCGCCGCGTACACGCCGGTCGAATCCAAGGATTGA
- a CDS encoding DNA topoisomerase (ATP-hydrolyzing) subunit A, which produces MTAPEHPSPVSSGERIEDVDVSTEMQGSFLEYAYSVIYSRALPDARDGLKPVQRRILYQMSEMGLRPDRGHVKSARVVGEVMGKLHPHGDTAIYDALVRLAQDFTMRVPLIDGHGNFGSLDDGPAAPRYTEARLDAAALALTETLDEDVVDFVPNYDNQLTQPDVLPAAFPNLLVNGASGIAVGMATNMAPHNLVEVVGAATHLLENPDATVEDLMAFVPGPDLPTGGIISGLDGIKDAYATGRGSFKTRAKVTIEPITARKTGIIVHELPYLVGPERVIEKIKDGVGNKKLSGISDVTDLTDRKHGLRMVIGIKTGFSPEAVLEQLYKQTPLEDGFSINNVALVDGGPRTLGLKDLLQVYLDHRLSVITRRSEFRLARRRDRLHLVEGLLIAILDIDEVIQVIRASDESEQARTRLMDVFDLSHLQAEYILELRLRRLTKFSRIELEAERDKLAAEIAELEAILGSPARIRQLVATELQDVAERFGTPRRTLLTEARPSIASASSKKNAPVLEIPDAPCRVLLSTTGRAVRVDIPDDLLDAPAPAARRVKHDAILSALTTTARAEIGAVTNKGRLIRFSPVGLTAVPQNSIHLGAGTKIRDYIGLTDKSERVLALVSLEAADSIVLGTAQGVVKRVATGAYPNKPTFEVIALKDGDEVIGAAQGRESDELVFVTSGAQLLHFPAAQVRPQGVAAGGVAGISVNGDARVIFFGSVAPQAAVVVTVSTSSETIPGADPGRAKVSFFDQFPGKGRATGGVRAHSFLKGEDTLALAWVGEWPAYAVGADGSVRTLPEPGAKRDASGTPLDAVVGSVGRNAAAVS; this is translated from the coding sequence ATGACTGCACCCGAACATCCCAGCCCCGTCTCCTCCGGCGAACGCATCGAGGACGTCGATGTCTCCACAGAGATGCAGGGCTCATTCCTCGAATATGCCTACTCCGTCATCTACTCGCGGGCGCTGCCCGACGCGCGTGACGGGCTGAAGCCGGTCCAGCGCCGGATCCTCTATCAGATGAGCGAGATGGGACTTCGCCCCGACCGCGGGCATGTGAAGTCCGCCCGTGTCGTCGGTGAGGTGATGGGAAAACTGCATCCCCACGGTGACACCGCTATTTATGACGCACTGGTGCGTCTCGCGCAGGACTTCACCATGCGGGTGCCGCTCATCGACGGGCACGGTAACTTCGGCTCGCTCGACGACGGTCCGGCGGCGCCTCGCTACACCGAGGCGCGCCTGGATGCTGCGGCGCTCGCGCTCACCGAAACCCTCGACGAGGACGTCGTTGATTTCGTTCCCAACTACGACAACCAGCTCACGCAGCCCGATGTGCTGCCTGCCGCCTTCCCGAACCTGCTGGTGAACGGGGCGAGCGGCATCGCGGTCGGAATGGCCACCAACATGGCGCCGCACAACCTGGTCGAGGTCGTCGGTGCCGCCACCCACCTGCTCGAGAACCCGGATGCGACCGTCGAGGACCTGATGGCGTTCGTGCCCGGCCCCGACCTGCCCACCGGCGGCATCATCTCCGGCCTGGACGGCATCAAGGACGCCTATGCCACCGGCCGTGGCTCGTTCAAGACCCGCGCGAAGGTGACCATCGAGCCGATCACCGCGCGCAAGACCGGCATCATCGTGCACGAGCTGCCCTATCTGGTCGGTCCGGAGCGTGTGATCGAGAAGATCAAGGACGGCGTCGGGAACAAGAAACTGTCCGGCATCTCGGATGTCACCGACCTGACCGACCGCAAGCACGGCCTGCGCATGGTAATCGGGATCAAGACCGGGTTCAGCCCGGAGGCGGTGCTCGAGCAGCTCTACAAGCAGACCCCGCTCGAGGATGGATTCTCGATCAACAACGTCGCCCTGGTCGACGGCGGTCCGCGCACGCTCGGTTTGAAGGACCTGCTGCAGGTCTACCTCGACCACCGGCTGTCGGTGATCACCCGCCGCAGTGAGTTCCGTCTCGCTCGGCGTCGCGACCGGCTGCACCTGGTCGAGGGCCTGTTGATCGCCATCCTGGACATTGACGAGGTCATCCAGGTGATCCGAGCGAGCGATGAGTCCGAGCAGGCGCGCACGCGCCTGATGGATGTCTTCGACCTCAGCCACCTTCAGGCCGAGTACATCCTCGAGCTGCGGTTGCGCCGACTGACCAAGTTCTCCCGGATCGAGCTGGAGGCCGAGCGCGACAAGCTGGCCGCCGAAATCGCGGAACTCGAGGCGATCCTCGGCAGTCCGGCGCGAATTCGGCAGCTGGTCGCCACCGAGCTTCAAGACGTCGCGGAGCGTTTCGGTACGCCGCGGCGCACCCTGCTGACCGAGGCGCGTCCGAGTATCGCGTCGGCCTCGTCCAAGAAGAATGCACCGGTGCTGGAGATTCCGGATGCCCCGTGCCGGGTGCTCCTGTCCACCACCGGCCGTGCCGTGCGGGTCGACATCCCTGACGATCTGTTGGATGCACCCGCTCCTGCGGCACGCCGCGTCAAGCACGACGCCATCCTGTCGGCGCTGACCACCACCGCTCGGGCGGAGATTGGGGCGGTCACCAATAAGGGCCGGCTGATCCGGTTCTCCCCGGTCGGATTGACCGCGGTCCCCCAGAACTCGATCCACCTCGGGGCCGGGACGAAGATCCGCGACTACATCGGCCTCACCGATAAGTCAGAACGGGTGCTCGCGCTGGTCTCGCTCGAGGCTGCCGACTCGATCGTGCTGGGCACTGCGCAGGGCGTCGTGAAGCGAGTCGCGACCGGTGCGTACCCGAACAAGCCCACGTTCGAAGTGATCGCACTGAAGGACGGCGACGAAGTCATCGGCGCAGCGCAGGGACGGGAGTCCGACGAATTGGTGTTCGTCACCTCCGGGGCTCAGCTGCTGCATTTCCCGGCAGCGCAGGTGCGTCCTCAGGGCGTGGCCGCGGGTGGTGTGGCTGGTATCTCCGTGAATGGGGATGCCCGAGTGATCTTCTTCGGGTCGGTGGCACCGCAGGCGGCGGTCGTCGTCACGGTGTCCACGTCGAGCGAGACCATTCCCGGGGCAGATCCCGGACGCGCCAAGGTGTCGTTCTTCGATCAGTTCCCCGGCAAGGGCCGGGCAACCGGGGGCGTGCGCGCGCATTCGTTCCTGAAGGGTGAGGACACGCTCGCGCTGGCCTGGGTCGGCGAATGGCCGGCGTATGCGGTCGGTGCGGACGGTTCAGTGCGAACCCTGCCGGAGCCGGGTGCGAAGCGGGATGCCTCTGGAACGCCGCTTGACGCAGTCGTTGGCTCGGTCGGAAGGAACGCAGCCGCAGTCTCCTGA
- a CDS encoding alkaline phosphatase family protein produces the protein MGRNTRLTQARPAKAIVLLADGLGQSALKARQGHARSLVAAQSGPDPVIEVGFPTTTAASLTSLTTGSTPGTHGIVGYSVLDPDRDRIVNQLNGWDSGMDPFTWQRVPTVFERAAEDGVHAIAIGPERFRHSGFSRAALRGAVYRAGETISERLDQARRSLDEVDRAVLYVYVPELDKVAHASGVESGEWTEALEELDAAVRTFSNTLRRDEGLIVTADHGVLDVPERSHVLVDELPGLLDGVRHIGGEPRCLQLYCEPDADVAAVADRWRESEADRAWVATRDEAIAAGWFGAVDDAVRGRIGDVLIAARKRIAYYDGRSVQSLRGRGMVGQHGSLSDEESRVPLLRFGAFAS, from the coding sequence GTGGGTCGCAATACGCGGCTGACGCAGGCCCGGCCCGCGAAGGCGATTGTGCTGCTCGCGGACGGCCTTGGACAGTCGGCGCTGAAGGCCCGGCAGGGGCATGCTCGGTCGCTGGTCGCGGCACAGTCCGGGCCGGATCCGGTGATCGAAGTCGGATTCCCCACGACGACGGCCGCGTCGCTGACCAGCCTGACCACCGGCAGCACGCCGGGAACCCATGGCATCGTCGGCTACTCGGTGCTCGACCCGGACCGGGACCGGATCGTCAACCAGCTGAACGGCTGGGACTCCGGCATGGACCCGTTCACCTGGCAGCGGGTGCCGACGGTGTTCGAGCGGGCAGCGGAGGACGGTGTGCACGCCATCGCGATCGGTCCCGAGCGGTTCCGTCACTCCGGTTTCTCCCGCGCAGCACTGCGCGGCGCCGTCTATCGGGCAGGGGAGACGATCAGCGAACGTCTCGACCAGGCTCGCCGAAGCTTGGACGAGGTCGATCGCGCCGTGCTCTACGTGTACGTGCCGGAGCTCGACAAGGTCGCCCACGCGTCTGGCGTCGAATCCGGGGAGTGGACCGAGGCGCTGGAGGAACTGGATGCCGCCGTCCGCACCTTCTCGAACACCCTGCGGCGCGACGAAGGACTGATCGTGACCGCCGACCACGGCGTGCTCGACGTCCCCGAGCGCAGCCACGTGCTCGTCGACGAGTTGCCCGGCCTGCTCGACGGCGTCCGCCACATCGGCGGTGAGCCGCGCTGCCTCCAGCTGTACTGCGAGCCCGACGCGGATGTCGCCGCGGTCGCCGACCGCTGGCGGGAGTCCGAGGCCGACCGCGCCTGGGTGGCAACCCGCGACGAGGCGATCGCGGCAGGGTGGTTCGGTGCGGTCGACGACGCGGTGCGCGGACGCATCGGCGACGTGCTCATCGCTGCCCGCAAGCGAATCGCGTACTACGACGGCCGGTCCGTTCAAAGCCTGCGCGGCCGCGGCATGGTGGGCCAGCACGGGTCACTCTCGGACGAAGAGTCGCGAGTGCCGTTGTTGCGTTTCGGCGCGTTCGCCAGCTGA
- a CDS encoding DUF3093 domain-containing protein: MILFRERLWPSAWMYLASALVIPASILVFLPINLLVGIITGIVLYIALILLLIAAAPTVTVSETVFKAGRASLPLELAGEVTAHDGEDARQERGPRLDARAWLLIRGWVSGVVRIELLDDSDPVPYWIVSTRHPEALVEAIGTAKSRAA; the protein is encoded by the coding sequence ATGATCCTGTTCCGTGAGCGTCTCTGGCCGAGCGCGTGGATGTACCTGGCTTCAGCGCTGGTCATCCCGGCGTCGATTCTGGTTTTCCTGCCGATCAACCTGCTGGTGGGCATCATCACGGGGATCGTGCTGTACATCGCACTCATCCTGCTGCTGATCGCGGCAGCGCCGACGGTGACGGTCAGTGAGACGGTCTTCAAGGCTGGGCGGGCGAGCTTGCCGCTCGAGCTGGCAGGCGAGGTCACCGCACATGACGGCGAGGATGCCCGGCAGGAGCGTGGGCCGCGACTTGATGCGCGGGCCTGGCTGCTGATCAGGGGCTGGGTTTCGGGGGTAGTGCGGATCGAGCTGCTCGATGACAGCGACCCGGTGCCGTACTGGATCGTCTCGACGAGACACCCGGAGGCGCTCGTCGAGGCGATCGGTACGGCGAAATCGCGAGCAGCCTAG
- a CDS encoding PLD nuclease N-terminal domain-containing protein encodes MYLIFSLVLFCIVLAALIDIITKDNDQIRHLPKLTWVLLVIFLPLIGSIIWFTVGREYSAPVSRGSFGDPRRWESTEPAATSTSSAKSTEEQLADLEREIAEHKRQERIRRLQADLEERRDQA; translated from the coding sequence ATGTATCTGATCTTCTCGCTCGTGCTCTTCTGCATCGTGCTGGCGGCTTTGATCGACATCATCACCAAGGACAACGATCAGATCCGGCATCTTCCCAAGCTGACCTGGGTGCTTCTGGTCATCTTCCTGCCGCTGATCGGAAGCATCATCTGGTTCACGGTCGGTCGTGAGTACAGTGCGCCGGTCAGTCGAGGCTCGTTCGGTGATCCGCGGCGCTGGGAATCGACCGAACCGGCAGCGACGTCGACATCATCAGCGAAGTCGACCGAGGAGCAGCTGGCGGACCTCGAGCGGGAGATCGCGGAACACAAGCGGCAGGAGCGCATACGGCGCCTCCAGGCCGATCTCGAGGAGCGTCGCGATCAGGCCTAG
- a CDS encoding HNH endonuclease signature motif containing protein: protein MDNEVNGWDPAPVLELDQLPPDPLPAEDFEASFQALIREWEQPESIPEEIQHVARLQQQRAALDAEESRALANLTRLSLAEAGPRADRGLVYRSLSAELALACHLSDRTFQARIGNAETLVHDFPRTLAALETGTIGVGHARVIVDAGSPIGDPEQRARYEAAVLDRAADVTPGRLRKLAQVAAARLGELTFEQRHRIAVEDRAVRTQELGDGMSEVIHTVSTVYAVAMLDRLTAQAKAVQAANPDDSRTLDQIRADLATELVLTGQPTGHPDAPHAAGIGIRAEVSIVIPALTLLGRSDEPATIAGAGPIGLAEAARLAWDAPVFLRILTHPVNDQVLAVDSYRPSRKLRRYIHARDGRCRCPSCTRAANSSDLDHTLAWKHGGKTTADNLAALCPKHHTIKHLPGWSVRQISPGVLEWTTPHGIVATDYPDTPIKFQ from the coding sequence ATGGACAACGAAGTCAACGGATGGGACCCAGCACCGGTCCTGGAGTTGGACCAGCTGCCGCCGGATCCGCTGCCCGCAGAAGACTTCGAGGCGTCCTTTCAGGCGTTGATCCGGGAGTGGGAGCAGCCCGAGTCGATTCCCGAGGAGATCCAGCACGTGGCCCGGTTGCAGCAGCAGCGAGCCGCGCTCGATGCCGAGGAGTCCCGGGCGCTGGCGAACCTGACCCGGTTGAGCCTGGCCGAAGCCGGGCCGCGCGCCGACCGCGGCCTGGTCTACCGATCGCTGTCTGCCGAGCTTGCGCTGGCCTGTCACCTGTCCGATCGCACCTTCCAGGCCCGAATCGGCAACGCGGAGACTCTGGTCCACGACTTCCCGCGGACGCTTGCCGCCCTGGAAACCGGGACGATCGGGGTCGGTCATGCCCGGGTCATCGTCGACGCCGGATCCCCGATCGGCGACCCCGAGCAGCGCGCCCGATACGAAGCCGCGGTCCTCGACCGCGCAGCAGACGTGACCCCGGGGAGACTGCGCAAGCTGGCCCAGGTCGCCGCCGCCCGGCTCGGCGAGCTGACCTTCGAACAGCGCCACCGGATCGCGGTGGAAGACCGGGCGGTTCGCACACAGGAACTCGGCGATGGGATGTCCGAGGTGATCCACACCGTCTCCACCGTGTACGCAGTGGCGATGCTGGACCGGCTCACCGCCCAGGCCAAGGCCGTGCAGGCGGCGAACCCGGATGATTCGCGAACGCTGGATCAGATCCGCGCCGACCTGGCGACGGAGCTGGTGTTGACGGGGCAGCCGACCGGGCACCCGGATGCCCCGCATGCCGCCGGGATCGGCATCCGAGCCGAGGTGTCCATCGTCATCCCGGCACTGACCCTGCTCGGCCGGAGCGACGAGCCGGCGACGATCGCCGGTGCCGGTCCGATTGGACTGGCAGAGGCCGCCCGGCTGGCCTGGGACGCCCCCGTGTTCCTCCGGATCCTCACCCACCCGGTGAACGACCAGGTGCTCGCGGTGGACAGCTACCGACCCTCACGAAAACTGCGCCGCTACATCCACGCCCGGGATGGCCGATGTCGATGTCCGTCCTGCACCCGCGCCGCCAATAGCTCCGATCTCGACCACACCCTCGCCTGGAAGCACGGCGGCAAGACCACGGCCGACAACCTCGCCGCCCTCTGCCCGAAGCACCACACGATCAAACACTTGCCGGGGTGGAGTGTGCGCCAGATCAGTCCCGGGGTGCTGGAATGGACCACCCCGCACGGCATCGTCGCCACCGATTACCCGGACACCCCGATCAAATTCCAGTAG
- the sepH gene encoding septation protein SepH: MQELKVIGVDGGALLAASEEGHRYRIAIDDTVRSRLKQPSTPAVSGRKPAPREIQAHIRAGMSAEDVAGVTGAPIEYIRKFEGPVLAEREYIVESALNVPVHTASDAEPLGEGPTFGSVIRDRLHGLAATGERWASWKEDSGWIVKLSFSADGIDHDARWQYEPRKQALAPLGNEAITLSQQGEVRGALIPRLRAVPTDESTPDQTRFDSGAFTVTQSDAPDEAPIIEQVVFPSQHPSVRQQDAVPPRGPVTEKQPRSLSQTADLLEALRRRRGEREAAQFEEPEDQRPAGRGIRLVDVPLDEYGVSEDDHAPAHARPSDTQPLPEQPSSVHKPRKGRAAMPSWDEIVFGARSDDDLA, from the coding sequence ATGCAGGAACTGAAAGTCATCGGGGTGGACGGCGGAGCACTGCTCGCGGCCTCCGAAGAGGGACATCGTTACCGCATCGCGATCGACGACACGGTGCGGAGCCGGTTGAAGCAGCCGTCCACGCCAGCCGTGTCAGGTCGCAAGCCGGCACCGCGCGAGATCCAGGCGCACATCCGCGCCGGCATGTCCGCGGAGGACGTCGCCGGTGTCACCGGAGCGCCGATCGAGTACATCCGCAAATTTGAGGGACCCGTGCTCGCCGAACGCGAGTACATCGTCGAGTCGGCGCTCAATGTGCCCGTGCACACGGCCAGCGATGCCGAGCCGCTCGGCGAAGGTCCGACCTTCGGTTCAGTGATCCGCGATCGTCTCCACGGCCTTGCCGCCACTGGCGAACGCTGGGCGAGCTGGAAGGAAGACTCCGGCTGGATCGTCAAGCTGTCGTTCAGCGCGGACGGGATCGACCACGACGCCCGTTGGCAATATGAGCCCCGCAAGCAGGCGCTGGCGCCGCTCGGCAACGAGGCGATCACCCTGTCGCAGCAGGGCGAAGTGCGTGGAGCCCTGATTCCCCGGCTGCGCGCCGTACCCACCGACGAGAGCACGCCGGACCAGACCCGCTTCGACAGCGGTGCGTTCACCGTCACCCAATCGGATGCCCCGGACGAGGCGCCGATCATCGAACAGGTCGTCTTCCCCAGCCAGCACCCATCGGTGCGTCAGCAGGATGCTGTGCCGCCTCGTGGGCCGGTGACCGAGAAGCAGCCCCGCTCGCTCAGTCAGACCGCCGATCTGCTGGAGGCGCTGCGGCGTCGTCGCGGAGAGCGCGAGGCTGCCCAGTTCGAGGAACCTGAGGACCAGCGTCCCGCCGGTCGAGGCATCCGTCTCGTTGACGTGCCACTCGACGAGTACGGGGTGTCCGAGGACGATCATGCGCCTGCGCATGCGCGGCCGTCTGACACGCAGCCGTTGCCGGAACAGCCATCGAGCGTGCACAAGCCGCGCAAGGGTCGCGCCGCGATGCCCAGCTGGGATGAAATCGTCTTCGGCGCCCGCTCGGACGACGACCTGGCGTAG
- a CDS encoding DUF4193 domain-containing protein → MATDYDAPRKSDDDSESIEALKERVPDKMSGVVDVDDADNPGSFELAGQDLSDLDLDVVVLPPQADEFTCVSCFLVKHRSQLDHEEKLGPICLECAA, encoded by the coding sequence ATGGCAACCGACTACGACGCCCCGCGCAAGAGCGACGACGACTCCGAGTCGATCGAGGCCCTCAAGGAGCGCGTGCCCGACAAGATGTCGGGGGTCGTGGACGTCGACGACGCCGACAACCCTGGCAGCTTCGAGCTCGCCGGTCAGGATCTTTCTGACCTTGATCTCGACGTTGTCGTCCTGCCCCCGCAGGCTGACGAATTCACATGCGTCAGCTGCTTCCTTGTGAAGCACCGTTCGCAGCTCGACCACGAGGAAAAGCTCGGGCCGATCTGCCTGGAGTGCGCAGCCTAG